One genomic region from Streptomyces sp. NBC_00582 encodes:
- a CDS encoding Lrp/AsnC family transcriptional regulator, which translates to MHSEAVASRSAEHRDGGNSRESRNGTPHLDAVSLAIIEQLQQDGRRPYAAIGKAVGLSEAAVRQRVQKLLDQGVMQIVAVTDPLTVGFRRQAMVGLHVEGDVESIAEALTDMPEVEYVVMTAGSFDILAEIVCEDDDHLLDVINKRIRALPGVRSTESFVYLKLKKQTYMWGTR; encoded by the coding sequence GTGCACAGTGAGGCCGTGGCCAGTCGAAGCGCAGAGCACAGGGACGGCGGGAACTCCCGTGAGTCCAGGAACGGCACCCCCCATCTGGATGCCGTCAGCCTCGCCATCATCGAGCAGCTGCAGCAGGACGGCCGCCGGCCGTACGCCGCGATCGGCAAGGCCGTCGGCCTGTCCGAGGCGGCCGTGCGCCAGCGCGTGCAGAAGCTGCTCGACCAGGGCGTGATGCAGATCGTCGCCGTCACGGACCCGCTCACCGTGGGTTTCCGGCGTCAGGCGATGGTCGGGCTGCACGTCGAGGGCGATGTGGAGTCGATAGCCGAGGCGCTCACCGACATGCCCGAGGTCGAGTACGTGGTGATGACCGCGGGCTCGTTCGACATCCTCGCCGAGATCGTCTGCGAGGACGACGACCACCTGCTGGACGTCATCAACAAACGCATCCGTGCCCTGCCCGGCGTGCGCTCCACCGAGAGCTTCGTCTACCTGAAGCTGAAGAAGCAGACCTACATGTGGGGAACCCGATAA
- a CDS encoding LAETG motif-containing sortase-dependent surface protein yields the protein MSLSRRTAARSVRFLGVTAASAALALSAAGSALACEIGDFSAAAGCDGTKGVITVTDKDASGVPAVVTVFLENNGADLRQVGEQTVEGSSKGTTITFTEDWEPGAVYRIHIKAVKKKKILVDDDIAGNLTTPAEACAPAEETISPSPSTSASESGTPSDTPSTPAGSDSPNPSDSSDDNAAPSASNAPSPAAQESNLAETGASNTGLIAGIAALLVVIGGGAIFFGMRRRGSNGR from the coding sequence GTGTCCCTTTCCCGCCGTACCGCCGCCCGTTCGGTGCGTTTCCTCGGTGTCACCGCCGCCTCCGCCGCCCTCGCGCTCAGCGCCGCCGGCAGCGCGCTGGCCTGCGAGATAGGTGACTTCTCGGCAGCCGCCGGATGTGACGGCACGAAGGGCGTCATCACGGTCACCGACAAGGACGCCTCGGGCGTGCCCGCCGTCGTCACCGTGTTCCTCGAGAACAACGGCGCCGACCTCCGCCAGGTCGGCGAGCAGACGGTCGAGGGCTCCAGCAAGGGCACCACCATCACCTTCACCGAGGACTGGGAGCCGGGCGCGGTCTACCGGATCCACATCAAGGCCGTCAAGAAGAAGAAGATCCTCGTCGACGACGACATCGCCGGCAACCTGACGACACCCGCCGAGGCCTGCGCGCCGGCCGAGGAGACCATCTCGCCCTCCCCCAGCACCTCCGCCTCCGAGTCCGGGACCCCGTCGGACACCCCGTCCACGCCCGCCGGCTCGGACTCCCCGAACCCCTCGGACTCGTCGGACGACAACGCCGCGCCCTCCGCGAGCAACGCCCCCTCGCCCGCGGCCCAGGAGTCCAACCTCGCCGAGACCGGCGCCTCCAACACCGGCCTGATCGCCGGCATCGCCGCCCTGCTCGTCGTCATCGGCGGCGGCGCGATCTTCTTCGGCATGCGCCGCCGCGGCTCCAACGGCCGCTGA
- a CDS encoding ABC transporter permease, with protein MDLARTEVTKARRPSGSAARLGLMALPVAFFGLFFAYPVAAIVARGLKADGTWEVGRVAEVLGQSDIRHVLWFTTWQAVVSTVLTLLVALPGAYVFARLDFPGKQVLRAVVTVPFVLPTVVVGSAFLALVGRGGLLDELWGVRLDTTVWAILLAHVFFNYAVVVRTVGGLWAQLDPRQEEAARMLGASRLRAWRTVTLPALGPAVAAAALMVFLFTFTSFGVVQILGGPTFSTLEVEIYRQTSEIFDLSTAAVLTIVQFLAVGAILAVHAWTVRRRETALRLVDANLTARRPRGAGQWALLVGVLASIALLLVLPPAVLVQRSLDAPDFAYYRALTSEEGNVFLVPPIEAIGNSLEYAVAATALAVVIGGLAAAALTRRDAGRLVRGFDALLMLPLGVSAVTVGFGFLITLDEPPLDLRAGWILVPLAQALVGVPFVVRTMLPVLRAVDHRLREAAAVLGASPWRVWREVDLPMVRRALLVAAGFAFAVSLGEFGATVFIARPDNPTLPVAVARLLGRAGELNYGQAMALSTILMLVCAVALLVLERLRTDRTGEF; from the coding sequence ATGGACCTCGCTCGTACTGAGGTGACCAAGGCCCGACGGCCTTCCGGGAGCGCGGCGCGGCTCGGGCTGATGGCCCTGCCCGTCGCGTTCTTCGGGCTCTTCTTCGCCTATCCCGTCGCCGCCATCGTGGCGCGCGGGCTGAAGGCCGACGGGACGTGGGAGGTCGGGCGGGTCGCCGAGGTCCTGGGCCAGTCCGACATCCGGCACGTCCTGTGGTTCACCACCTGGCAGGCTGTCGTGTCCACCGTGCTCACCCTGCTGGTGGCGCTGCCGGGCGCGTATGTCTTCGCGCGCCTGGACTTCCCGGGCAAGCAGGTGCTGCGGGCCGTGGTGACGGTGCCGTTCGTGCTGCCGACGGTGGTCGTCGGCAGCGCGTTCCTCGCGCTCGTCGGGCGCGGCGGTCTCCTGGACGAGCTGTGGGGCGTACGGCTGGACACGACGGTGTGGGCGATCCTGCTCGCGCACGTTTTCTTCAACTACGCGGTCGTCGTACGGACCGTGGGCGGGCTGTGGGCGCAGCTGGACCCCCGGCAGGAGGAGGCCGCGCGGATGCTGGGCGCGTCCCGGCTGCGGGCCTGGCGCACGGTGACCCTGCCCGCCCTCGGACCGGCCGTCGCCGCCGCCGCGCTGATGGTCTTCCTCTTCACCTTCACCTCCTTCGGGGTCGTCCAGATCCTCGGCGGGCCCACGTTCTCCACGCTGGAGGTGGAGATCTACCGGCAGACCTCCGAGATCTTCGACCTCTCCACGGCCGCCGTCCTGACGATCGTCCAGTTTTTGGCGGTGGGCGCGATCCTCGCCGTCCACGCCTGGACCGTACGGCGGCGGGAGACCGCGCTGCGGCTGGTGGACGCGAACCTCACGGCCCGGCGGCCGCGCGGGGCCGGGCAGTGGGCGCTGCTGGTCGGGGTCCTCGCGAGCATCGCGCTGCTGCTGGTGCTGCCGCCGGCCGTGCTGGTGCAGCGGTCCCTCGACGCACCGGACTTCGCCTACTACCGGGCGCTGACCAGTGAGGAGGGCAATGTCTTCCTGGTGCCGCCGATCGAGGCGATCGGCAACTCGCTGGAGTACGCGGTCGCCGCGACCGCCCTCGCGGTGGTGATCGGCGGACTGGCCGCGGCGGCCCTCACCCGCCGTGACGCCGGTCGGCTGGTGCGGGGCTTCGACGCGCTGCTGATGCTGCCGCTGGGCGTGTCGGCGGTGACGGTCGGCTTCGGGTTCCTGATCACGCTGGACGAGCCTCCGCTGGATCTGCGGGCCGGCTGGATCCTGGTCCCCCTCGCCCAGGCGCTGGTCGGGGTCCCCTTCGTCGTACGGACCATGCTGCCCGTGCTGCGGGCGGTGGACCACCGGCTGCGGGAGGCGGCGGCGGTGCTGGGGGCGTCGCCGTGGCGGGTGTGGCGGGAGGTGGACCTGCCGATGGTGCGGCGGGCGCTGCTGGTCGCGGCCGGGTTCGCCTTCGCGGTGTCGCTGGGGGAGTTCGGGGCGACGGTGTTCATCGCGCGGCCCGACAACCCGACGCTGCCGGTGGCGGTGGCGCGGCTGCTCGGGCGGGCCGGTGAGCTCAACTACGGGCAGGCGATGGCCCTGTCGACGATTCTGATGCTGGTGTGCGCGGTGGCCCTGCTGGTGCTGGAGCGGCTGCGGACCGACCGGACGGGGGAGTTCTGA
- a CDS encoding aspartate aminotransferase family protein, whose protein sequence is MTEKDLSRTAYDHLWMHFTRMSSYENSPVPTIVRGEGTHIYDDKGKRYLDGLAGLFVVQAGHGRTELAETAFKQAQELAFFPVWSYAHPKAVELAERLADHAPGDLNKVFFTTGGGEAVETAWKLAKQYFKLTGKPTKHKVISRAVAYHGTPQGALSITGLPALKAPFEPLVPGAHKVPNTNIYRAPIFGDDPEAFGRWAADQIEQQILFEGPDTVAAVFLEPVQNAGGCFPPPPGYFQRVREICDQYDVLLVSDEVICAFGRLGTMFACDKFGYVPDMITCAKGMTSGYSPIGACIVSDRLAEPFYKGDNTFLHGYTFGGHPVSAAVGLANLDLFEREGLNQHVLDNESAFRATLEKLHDLPIVGDVRGNGFFYGIELVKDKATKESFDADETERVLYGFLSKALFDNGLYCRADDRGDPVVQLAPPLISNQETFDEIEQILRATLTEAWTKL, encoded by the coding sequence GTGACCGAGAAGGACCTCAGCCGCACCGCGTACGACCACTTGTGGATGCACTTCACCCGCATGTCCTCGTACGAGAACTCGCCCGTGCCGACCATCGTCCGGGGCGAGGGCACCCACATCTACGACGACAAGGGCAAGCGCTACCTGGACGGCCTCGCCGGCCTGTTCGTGGTCCAGGCCGGCCACGGCCGCACGGAGCTGGCCGAGACCGCCTTCAAGCAGGCGCAGGAGCTGGCGTTCTTCCCGGTGTGGTCCTACGCCCACCCCAAGGCCGTCGAGCTGGCGGAGCGCCTCGCCGACCACGCGCCGGGCGACCTCAACAAGGTCTTCTTCACCACGGGCGGCGGCGAGGCCGTCGAGACCGCCTGGAAGCTGGCCAAGCAGTACTTCAAGCTCACCGGCAAGCCGACCAAGCACAAGGTCATCTCCCGCGCGGTCGCCTACCACGGCACCCCGCAGGGCGCCCTGTCCATCACCGGCCTGCCGGCCCTGAAGGCCCCCTTCGAGCCGCTCGTGCCCGGCGCCCACAAGGTGCCGAACACCAACATCTACCGCGCCCCGATCTTCGGCGACGACCCCGAGGCCTTCGGCCGCTGGGCCGCCGACCAGATCGAGCAGCAGATCCTCTTCGAGGGCCCGGACACGGTCGCCGCGGTCTTCCTGGAGCCGGTCCAGAACGCGGGCGGCTGCTTCCCGCCCCCGCCCGGCTACTTCCAGCGGGTCCGCGAGATCTGCGACCAGTACGACGTCCTGCTCGTCTCCGACGAGGTCATCTGCGCCTTCGGCCGGCTCGGCACGATGTTCGCCTGCGACAAGTTCGGCTACGTCCCGGACATGATCACCTGCGCCAAGGGCATGACGTCCGGCTACTCCCCCATCGGCGCGTGCATCGTCTCCGACCGGCTCGCCGAGCCGTTCTACAAGGGGGACAACACCTTCCTGCACGGCTACACCTTCGGCGGCCACCCGGTGTCGGCGGCGGTGGGCCTCGCCAACCTCGACCTGTTCGAGCGCGAGGGGCTGAACCAGCACGTCCTCGACAACGAGTCCGCGTTCCGCGCGACGCTGGAGAAGCTGCACGACCTGCCGATCGTCGGCGACGTCCGCGGCAACGGCTTCTTCTACGGCATCGAGCTCGTCAAGGACAAGGCGACCAAGGAGTCCTTCGACGCGGACGAGACCGAGCGCGTCCTGTACGGCTTCCTCTCGAAGGCCCTCTTCGACAACGGCCTGTACTGCCGTGCCGACGACCGCGGCGACCCGGTCGTCCAGCTCGCCCCGCCGCTGATCTCCAACCAGGAGACCTTCGACGAGATCGAGCAGATCCTGCGCGCCACGCTGACGGAGGCGTGGACGAAGCTGTGA
- the rlmN gene encoding 23S rRNA (adenine(2503)-C(2))-methyltransferase RlmN — protein sequence MPKPGELTFVAPRGAKKPPRHLADLSPAERKDAVAEIGEKPFRAKQLSQHYFARYAHDPAEWTDIPAGAREKLREALLPELMTVVRHLSTDEGTTRKTLWRLFDGTLVESVLMRYPDRVTMCISSQAGCGMNCPFCATGQAGLDRNLSSAEIVHQIVDGMRALRDGEVPGGPARLSNIVFMGMGEPLANYKRVVTAIRALTDPAPDGLGLSQRGITVSTVGLVPAIHRFADEGFKCRLAISLHAPDDELRDTLVPVNTRWKVREVLDAGFDYVEKSGRRLSIEYALIRDINDQAWRGDRLGRLLRGRPVHVNLIPLNPTPGSKWTASRPEDEKAFVEAIAAHGVPVTVRDTRGQEIDGACGQLAATER from the coding sequence ATGCCTAAGCCCGGAGAACTCACGTTTGTCGCGCCGCGCGGAGCCAAGAAGCCGCCGCGGCACCTTGCCGATCTCTCGCCTGCGGAGCGGAAGGACGCGGTCGCGGAGATCGGTGAGAAGCCGTTCCGCGCCAAGCAGCTCTCGCAGCACTACTTCGCGCGGTACGCGCACGACCCGGCGGAGTGGACCGACATCCCGGCCGGGGCGCGCGAGAAGCTGCGGGAGGCGTTGCTTCCCGAGCTGATGACCGTCGTACGGCATCTGTCGACCGACGAGGGCACCACCCGCAAGACGCTGTGGCGGCTGTTCGACGGGACGCTCGTCGAGTCGGTGCTGATGCGGTACCCGGACCGGGTGACGATGTGCATCAGCTCGCAGGCGGGGTGCGGGATGAACTGCCCGTTCTGTGCGACCGGGCAGGCGGGGCTCGACCGGAATCTGTCCAGCGCCGAGATCGTGCACCAGATCGTGGACGGGATGCGGGCGCTGCGCGACGGCGAGGTTCCCGGCGGGCCGGCGCGGTTGTCCAACATCGTCTTCATGGGGATGGGGGAGCCGCTCGCCAACTACAAGCGGGTCGTCACGGCGATCCGGGCGCTCACCGATCCCGCTCCGGACGGGCTCGGGCTCTCGCAGCGGGGCATCACCGTGTCGACCGTCGGGCTCGTGCCCGCCATCCACCGGTTCGCCGACGAGGGCTTCAAGTGCCGGCTCGCGATCTCCCTGCACGCGCCGGACGACGAGCTGCGCGACACCCTCGTGCCCGTGAACACGCGGTGGAAGGTGCGGGAGGTGCTCGACGCGGGCTTCGACTACGTGGAGAAGTCCGGGCGGCGGTTGTCGATCGAGTACGCGCTGATCCGGGACATCAACGATCAGGCCTGGCGCGGTGACCGGCTCGGGCGTCTGCTCCGCGGCAGGCCCGTGCACGTCAACCTCATCCCGCTGAACCCGACCCCCGGCTCGAAGTGGACGGCCTCCCGGCCCGAGGACGAGAAGGCCTTCGTCGAGGCGATCGCGGCGCACGGGGTACCCGTCACCGTCCGGGACACCCGTGGTCAGGAGATCGACGGAGCCTGTGGTCAGCTGGCGGCCACCGAGCGCTAA
- a CDS encoding ABC transporter ATP-binding protein translates to MLLGLESATVRFGGRAVLDAVDLEVREHEIVCVLGPSGSGKSTLLRVVAGLQPLDSGRVLLDGRDQAGVPAHRRELGLMFQDHQLFPQRDVGGNVAFGLRMHGASRKEQAERVGELLDLVGLPGAAGRAVAALSGGEQQRVALARALAPRPRLLMLDEPLGQLDRSLRERLVVELRELFGRLGTTVLAVTHDQGEAFALADRVVVMRDGRIAQSGTPLEVWQRPADAFVARFLGFENVVEGQVTDGVAVTPWGKVPVPDGSPQGPRTLLVRPAGVRLVPADEGLRCTVAARTFRGTHVAVHLQPEGAPRLEAACALRDAPEAGGTVGVTFDATETVVLD, encoded by the coding sequence ATGCTGCTGGGCCTTGAGTCCGCCACCGTGCGGTTCGGCGGGCGGGCGGTGCTCGACGCGGTGGACCTGGAGGTCCGCGAGCACGAGATCGTGTGTGTGCTCGGGCCGAGCGGCAGCGGCAAGTCGACGCTGCTGCGGGTGGTCGCGGGGCTTCAGCCGCTCGACTCCGGGCGGGTGCTGCTCGACGGACGCGACCAGGCGGGGGTGCCCGCGCACCGGCGGGAGCTGGGACTGATGTTCCAGGACCATCAGCTGTTCCCGCAGCGGGACGTCGGTGGGAACGTGGCGTTCGGGCTGCGGATGCACGGCGCGTCCAGGAAGGAACAGGCGGAGCGGGTGGGGGAGTTGCTCGACCTCGTCGGACTCCCGGGTGCCGCCGGGCGGGCCGTCGCCGCGCTCTCCGGAGGCGAGCAGCAGCGGGTCGCGCTGGCCCGTGCCCTCGCGCCCCGGCCCCGGCTGCTGATGCTCGACGAACCGCTCGGCCAGCTCGACCGTTCGCTGCGGGAGCGGCTGGTCGTCGAACTGCGGGAGCTGTTCGGCCGATTGGGGACCACGGTCCTCGCGGTGACCCATGACCAGGGGGAGGCGTTCGCCCTCGCCGACCGGGTCGTGGTGATGCGGGACGGGCGGATCGCCCAGTCCGGTACGCCTCTTGAGGTGTGGCAGCGGCCGGCGGACGCGTTCGTCGCGCGGTTCCTCGGCTTCGAGAACGTGGTGGAGGGGCAGGTCACCGACGGGGTCGCGGTGACGCCCTGGGGCAAGGTGCCGGTGCCGGACGGCTCCCCGCAGGGGCCGCGCACCCTGCTGGTGCGCCCCGCCGGCGTCCGTCTCGTCCCCGCCGACGAGGGCCTGCGCTGTACGGTCGCCGCCCGTACCTTCCGGGGCACGCATGTCGCCGTACACCTTCAGCCGGAGGGCGCACCGCGGCTCGAGGCGGCGTGCGCGTTGCGGGACGCGCCGGAGGCCGGCGGCACGGTCGGGGTGACGTTCGACGCGACGGAGACCGTGGTGCTGGACTGA
- a CDS encoding gamma-aminobutyraldehyde dehydrogenase: MSTELRRLRNYIDGEFRDAADGRTTEVVNPATGEAYATAPLSGAADVDAAMAAAAAAFPGWRDTTPAERQKALLKIADAFEERAEELIAAEVENTGKPVGLTRSEEIPPMVDQIRFFAGAARMLEGRSAGEYMDGMTSIVRREPVGVCAQVAPWNYPMMMAVWKFAPAIAAGNTVVLKPSDTTPASTVLIAEILGSILPKGVFNVVTGDRDTGRLMVEHPTPAMASITGSVRAGMSVAESAAKDVKRVHLELGGKAPVVVFEDTDIPKAVEDISVAGFFNAGQDCTAATRVLVQESIHDEFVAALAKAAAETKTGQPDDEDVLYGPLNNPNQLRQVSGFIERLPAHAKVEAGGHQVGDKGYFYAPTVVSGLKQDDEIIQKEVFGPVITVQSFSDEEQAVRWANGVEYALASSVWTKDHGRAMRMSKKLDFGCVWINTHIPLVAEMPHGGFKKSGYGKDLSGYGFDDYTRIKHVMTSLDA, from the coding sequence GTGAGCACCGAGCTGCGTCGTCTGCGCAACTACATCGACGGTGAGTTCCGGGACGCCGCCGACGGACGGACCACCGAGGTGGTCAACCCCGCGACGGGCGAGGCGTACGCGACCGCGCCGCTGTCCGGTGCGGCGGACGTGGACGCCGCGATGGCGGCCGCCGCCGCGGCCTTCCCGGGCTGGCGGGACACCACCCCGGCCGAGCGGCAGAAGGCCCTGCTGAAGATCGCGGACGCCTTCGAGGAGCGCGCCGAGGAACTCATCGCGGCCGAGGTGGAGAACACGGGCAAGCCGGTCGGGCTGACCCGCTCCGAGGAGATCCCGCCGATGGTCGACCAGATCCGCTTCTTCGCGGGGGCGGCCCGGATGCTGGAGGGGCGCAGCGCGGGCGAGTACATGGACGGGATGACGTCCATCGTCCGCCGTGAGCCGGTCGGCGTCTGCGCGCAGGTCGCGCCGTGGAACTACCCGATGATGATGGCCGTGTGGAAGTTCGCCCCGGCGATCGCGGCCGGCAACACGGTCGTCCTGAAGCCCTCGGACACCACCCCCGCCTCCACCGTGCTGATCGCCGAGATCCTCGGCTCGATCCTGCCCAAGGGCGTCTTCAACGTCGTCACCGGCGACCGTGACACCGGCCGGCTGATGGTCGAGCACCCCACCCCGGCGATGGCCTCCATCACCGGCTCGGTGCGCGCGGGCATGTCCGTCGCCGAGTCCGCGGCCAAGGACGTCAAGCGCGTCCACCTGGAGCTGGGCGGCAAGGCGCCGGTCGTCGTCTTCGAGGACACCGACATCCCGAAGGCCGTCGAGGACATCTCGGTGGCGGGCTTCTTCAACGCCGGCCAGGACTGTACGGCGGCCACCCGCGTCCTCGTCCAGGAGTCGATCCACGACGAGTTCGTCGCGGCGCTCGCCAAGGCAGCGGCCGAGACGAAGACCGGGCAGCCGGACGACGAGGACGTCCTGTACGGCCCCCTGAACAACCCCAACCAGCTCCGGCAGGTCTCCGGCTTCATCGAGCGGCTGCCCGCGCACGCCAAGGTCGAGGCCGGCGGCCACCAGGTCGGCGACAAGGGCTACTTCTACGCGCCGACCGTCGTCTCCGGGCTGAAGCAGGACGACGAGATCATCCAGAAGGAGGTCTTCGGCCCGGTCATCACCGTCCAGTCCTTCTCGGACGAGGAGCAGGCGGTGCGGTGGGCCAACGGCGTCGAGTACGCCCTCGCCTCCTCGGTGTGGACCAAGGACCACGGGCGCGCGATGCGGATGTCGAAGAAGCTCGACTTCGGCTGCGTGTGGATCAACACCCACATCCCGCTGGTCGCGGAGATGCCGCACGGCGGCTTCAAGAAGTCCGGCTACGGCAAGGACCTCTCGGGGTACGGCTTCGACGACTACACGCGCATCAAGCACGTGATGACGTCCCTGGACGCGTAG
- a CDS encoding ABC transporter substrate-binding protein — translation MALTPRTSPLSRRTLLRGLGSTAAVGALAGCGVQAAYVQPGDRAAPDASAADKRLTWANWPLYIDTDDDDPTRRPTLDAFTERTGTSVDYVEEINDNDEFFGKISPSLMNHQETGRDLIVISDWMCARFVRLGWVQEMDRDRQPHVAEYLDPLLRSPAFDPGRRYTVPYQSGITGIAYNRRELGREIRGVADLWASDLKGRVTLLSGLDEAFALLMQGNGVDITRWTADDFHTVCDQVSKQVRSGQIRRFTGNDYTKDLVGGDVLACQAYSGDVIQLQADNPDIRFVVPEEGGELWSDSLMIPDLARHKANAERLVDYYYEPEAAAELAAWVNYVCPVPAAQAVLADSDDEETAALADNPLIFPDDRMRARLAVARDITSTERLEFTRRWNVIAGL, via the coding sequence ATGGCGCTCACACCGAGGACATCCCCGCTCTCCCGCCGCACGCTTCTCCGGGGCCTCGGCTCCACCGCCGCCGTCGGCGCTCTCGCCGGGTGTGGGGTGCAGGCCGCCTATGTGCAGCCCGGTGACCGGGCCGCACCTGATGCCTCGGCCGCCGACAAACGGCTGACCTGGGCCAACTGGCCGTTGTACATCGACACGGACGACGACGACCCGACGCGCCGCCCGACGCTGGACGCCTTCACCGAACGCACCGGGACATCCGTCGACTACGTCGAGGAGATCAACGACAACGACGAGTTCTTCGGCAAGATCAGCCCCTCGCTGATGAACCACCAGGAGACCGGCCGGGACCTGATCGTCATCAGTGACTGGATGTGCGCGCGTTTCGTACGGCTGGGCTGGGTCCAGGAGATGGACCGGGACCGTCAGCCGCATGTGGCCGAGTATCTGGACCCGCTGCTGCGTTCCCCCGCCTTCGACCCCGGCCGCAGGTACACCGTGCCCTACCAGTCGGGCATCACCGGCATCGCCTACAACCGGCGCGAGCTGGGCCGCGAGATCCGCGGCGTGGCCGACCTGTGGGCGAGCGATCTCAAGGGCCGGGTCACCCTGCTCTCGGGGCTGGACGAGGCGTTCGCGCTGCTGATGCAGGGCAACGGCGTGGACATCACACGGTGGACGGCGGACGACTTCCACACCGTGTGCGACCAGGTGTCGAAGCAGGTCAGGAGCGGACAGATCCGCCGCTTCACCGGCAACGACTACACCAAGGACCTGGTCGGCGGGGACGTCCTGGCCTGCCAGGCGTACTCGGGGGACGTCATCCAGCTCCAGGCGGACAACCCCGACATCCGCTTCGTCGTCCCCGAGGAGGGCGGGGAGCTGTGGTCGGACTCCCTGATGATCCCCGACCTCGCCCGCCACAAGGCCAACGCGGAGCGGCTCGTCGACTACTACTACGAGCCCGAGGCCGCCGCCGAACTCGCGGCCTGGGTCAACTACGTCTGTCCCGTCCCCGCCGCCCAGGCGGTCCTCGCCGACTCCGACGACGAGGAGACCGCCGCCCTCGCCGACAATCCGCTGATCTTCCCCGACGACCGGATGCGCGCCCGCCTCGCCGTCGCCCGCGACATCACCTCCACGGAACGGCTGGAGTTCACCCGGCGCTGGAACGTGATCGCGGGCCTGTGA
- a CDS encoding thiamine ABC transporter substrate-binding protein, producing the protein MHTKTFAAATVGLGLLALSACGSSDTSGASDTKTVTLVSHDSWAVSKSVLADFEKQSGYKVKVLTDGDAGQAVNKAVLTKNNPQGDVFFGVDNTLLSRALDNGLFQPYRAKGLDQVGTAYQLDAGKHRVTPIDYGDICVNYDKKYFADHKLAPPTSYDDLIKPAYKNLLVTENASTSSPGLGFLLGTAAKYGDDGWEGYWKKLKANGVKVVDGWEQAYNEEFSGSAGGRKAGADRPLVVSYASSPPAEVIYGDPKPSTAPTGVATGTCFRQIEFAGLLSNARNSAGGKALIDFLISKEFQEDMPLNMFVYPVVEGASVPAEFTEYGPAAKDPQTMDPAKIAENRDQWVKSWTSLVLR; encoded by the coding sequence GTGCACACCAAGACCTTTGCGGCGGCGACGGTCGGCCTCGGCCTGCTCGCGCTCTCCGCGTGCGGGTCGTCCGACACCAGCGGCGCGTCGGACACCAAGACCGTCACCCTCGTCAGCCATGACTCATGGGCCGTCTCCAAGAGCGTGCTCGCCGACTTCGAGAAGCAGTCCGGGTACAAGGTCAAGGTCCTCACGGACGGCGACGCGGGCCAGGCCGTCAACAAGGCCGTCCTCACCAAGAACAACCCGCAGGGCGACGTCTTCTTCGGCGTCGACAACACCCTGCTCTCGCGCGCCCTCGACAACGGTCTCTTCCAGCCGTACCGGGCCAAGGGGCTCGACCAGGTCGGCACCGCGTACCAGCTCGACGCCGGCAAGCACCGGGTCACGCCCATCGACTACGGCGACATCTGCGTCAACTACGACAAGAAGTACTTCGCCGACCACAAGCTGGCCCCGCCGACGTCCTACGACGATCTGATCAAGCCCGCCTACAAGAACCTCCTCGTCACCGAGAACGCCTCCACCTCCTCCCCCGGCCTCGGCTTCCTGCTCGGCACGGCCGCGAAGTACGGCGACGACGGGTGGGAGGGCTACTGGAAGAAGCTCAAGGCCAACGGGGTGAAGGTGGTCGACGGCTGGGAGCAGGCCTACAACGAGGAGTTCTCCGGTTCCGCCGGAGGCAGGAAGGCGGGGGCCGACCGGCCGCTCGTCGTGTCGTACGCCTCCTCCCCGCCCGCCGAGGTGATCTACGGCGATCCGAAGCCCAGCACCGCCCCGACCGGGGTCGCGACCGGGACCTGCTTCCGGCAGATCGAGTTCGCGGGGCTGCTGAGCAACGCGAGGAACAGCGCGGGCGGCAAGGCGCTCATCGACTTCCTGATCTCCAAGGAGTTCCAGGAGGACATGCCGCTCAACATGTTCGTCTACCCGGTGGTGGAGGGCGCGAGCGTGCCCGCCGAGTTCACGGAGTACGGGCCCGCCGCCAAGGACCCCCAGACCATGGACCCGGCGAAGATCGCCGAGAACCGCGACCAGTGGGTCAAGTCATGGACCTCGCTCGTACTGAGGTGA
- a CDS encoding VOC family protein: MTAPAYQQMIFVNLPVNDLAASKKFFTELGYSINPQFSDDNAASVVISDTIVAMLLTKPFYATFTQKEIADATKTSEVLVALSARSREQVDELVDRALALGGTPSGQTQDMGFMYGRAFDDLDGHTWEIVWMDPSAVES; encoded by the coding sequence ATGACCGCCCCCGCCTACCAGCAGATGATCTTCGTCAACCTGCCCGTGAACGACCTGGCCGCCTCGAAGAAGTTCTTCACCGAGCTGGGCTACTCGATCAACCCCCAGTTCAGCGACGACAACGCGGCCTCCGTGGTCATCAGCGACACGATCGTCGCGATGCTGCTGACCAAGCCGTTCTACGCGACCTTCACCCAGAAGGAGATCGCGGACGCCACGAAGACCAGCGAGGTCCTCGTCGCGCTGAGCGCACGGAGCCGCGAGCAGGTCGACGAACTGGTCGACCGCGCCCTCGCCCTCGGCGGCACCCCCAGCGGCCAGACCCAGGACATGGGCTTCATGTACGGCCGCGCCTTCGACGACCTCGACGGCCACACCTGGGAGATCGTCTGGATGGACCCGTCGGCCGTCGAAAGCTGA